One part of the Thermodesulfobacteriota bacterium genome encodes these proteins:
- a CDS encoding adenylosuccinate synthase, translating into MKSVIVIGAQWGDEGKGKIVDIYSEFADTIVRPTGGNNAGHTLMVKGEKFVFHLIPSGILHPGKKCVIANGVVVDPKVLLSEIDRLKERGYLADDGQLKLGLLANVILPYHILIDKGREEKLGSRRIGTTARGIGPCYEDKMARIGIRVCDLARPEVFGEKLRANLELKNFLLKNYFGAEEVDYGKTLDEYLACGERLRPYLIDTSHFINMEIRKGSKVLFEGAQGTMLDVDHGTYPFVTSSNTTAGGVCTGSGVGPTKISAVIGVSKAYATRVGGGPFPTELFDDDGQTMRDRGHEYGSTTGRPRRCGWFDAPAVRYAARLNGMASVALTKLDVLSGMARLKVCVAYDVHGVRREEVPLSQFDFEAARPVYEEVEGWKEDISEAREYGDLPKAAQKYIRMLEEITDVEISLVSVGADRNQTIIRRNPFRA; encoded by the coding sequence TTGAAAAGCGTCATCGTGATCGGCGCCCAATGGGGCGATGAAGGCAAGGGCAAGATCGTCGACATCTATTCCGAGTTCGCCGATACGATCGTGCGCCCGACGGGCGGCAACAACGCCGGGCACACCCTCATGGTCAAGGGGGAGAAGTTCGTATTCCACCTCATCCCCTCGGGGATCCTTCACCCGGGGAAGAAATGCGTCATCGCCAACGGGGTGGTGGTCGACCCGAAAGTCCTTCTTTCGGAGATCGACCGGCTGAAGGAGCGAGGGTACCTCGCCGACGACGGGCAGCTCAAGCTGGGGCTGCTGGCCAACGTGATCCTCCCTTACCACATCCTGATCGACAAGGGCAGGGAGGAGAAGCTCGGCAGCCGGAGGATCGGGACCACCGCGCGCGGCATCGGCCCCTGCTACGAGGACAAGATGGCCCGCATCGGCATCCGCGTCTGCGACCTTGCGCGGCCGGAGGTGTTCGGGGAGAAGCTGCGGGCGAACCTCGAGCTGAAGAACTTCCTCCTGAAGAATTATTTCGGAGCGGAGGAAGTCGATTACGGGAAGACGCTGGACGAATATCTCGCCTGCGGGGAACGGCTGAGGCCCTACCTCATCGACACTTCCCATTTCATCAACATGGAGATCCGGAAGGGATCGAAGGTGCTGTTCGAGGGAGCGCAGGGGACGATGCTCGACGTCGACCACGGAACCTACCCGTTCGTCACCTCTTCGAACACGACGGCGGGGGGCGTATGCACCGGGTCCGGGGTCGGGCCCACGAAGATCAGCGCGGTCATCGGCGTTTCGAAGGCGTACGCGACCCGCGTGGGAGGCGGCCCGTTTCCGACGGAGCTTTTCGACGACGACGGGCAGACGATGCGGGACCGGGGGCACGAGTACGGCTCGACGACGGGTCGTCCCCGCCGCTGCGGCTGGTTCGACGCCCCGGCGGTGCGGTACGCCGCCCGCCTGAACGGGATGGCCAGCGTGGCGCTCACCAAGCTCGACGTCCTGTCGGGGATGGCGCGGCTGAAGGTCTGCGTCGCCTACGACGTCCACGGCGTCCGGCGGGAAGAAGTCCCTCTATCGCAGTTCGATTTCGAGGCGGCCCGCCCCGTTTACGAAGAAGTGGAGGGGTGGAAGGAGGACATCTCCGAGGCGCGGGAGTACGGCGACCTCCCGAAGGCGGCCCAGAAATACATCCGCATGCTGGAGGAGATCACGGACGTGGAGATCTCCCTGGTGTCGGTGGGCGCCGACCGGAACCAGACGATCATCCGGCGAAACCCCTTTCGCGCTTGA